AAGAAGGTATGCGCGCCTTCCTCGACCAGGCTGTCGTCATACCTTTCCGACGCTAGCACCGTCAGCGTTCGCCGTTCGTTCGACCCTAGCGTACGTAAAATTCACTTTCGTGCAGTGACCCCTGATAGAGGCGGGTTTCGCCTGCAGGGCAATTGTCAGGAACGGCAAGACATTGCCAGGCGGCGTCGAAAGCGTCGCGGGCGATATCCTCGATCCATCCACCCTCGCCCATGCCGTTACGGGTGTGTCCGCCATCATTCATCTTGCCGCCGTGCTGCGCACGCCGGAGGCGGACGACATCTGGCGGGTCAATCTGGAGGGCACACGTCACCTGATCGACGCGGCCAGGATGCATGCGCCCAATGTGCGCTTCATCATGGCCAGCACGGGCCTTGTCTATGATGCGGACGGAACGCGGCCTGCGCGTGAAGACGACCCATGCGATCCGCAGATGCCCTATCCCGCGAGCAAGGTCGCTGCAGAAGCCTTGGTGTCGAAAAGCGGGCT
This genomic window from Sphingobium baderi contains:
- a CDS encoding NAD-dependent epimerase/dehydratase family protein, producing the protein MIEAGFACRAIVRNGKTLPGGVESVAGDILDPSTLAHAVTGVSAIIHLAAVLRTPEADDIWRVNLEGTRHLIDAARMHAPNVRFIMASTGLVYDADGTRPAREDDPCDPQMPYPASKVAAEALVSKSGLNWSIQRFGFVYGDADGHIAMLPRLAGMFGWHPANRLSLVHHRDIATAMVLALTGAMDGQSVNVVDDAPTSIYELTQIAGAPVEPSAEPLSKPWFGQLDGGRARQLGFKPAVRTVYQAVQEGLM